In the Palaeococcus pacificus DY20341 genome, one interval contains:
- a CDS encoding sodium-dependent transporter — protein sequence MLFLARETWGSRVGFVAAAIGSAVGLGNIWMFPWRAGKYGGAAFLIPYLILLFAVGVIALTVEWTLGRGTKGGPIVAFQKAGLPGGKYLGLLANITIFMIFAFYSLVLGWILRYFIASLTGELLRINPGAFFDGLAFSKEAMIWQFVVIMLTVAIVALGVQKGIEKANKIMMPALFVLLIILAIRSVTLPNSYEGLKFYLLPDISKALNAETWMIALSQMFFSLSVLGNTMVVYGSYLKENDDIPLSAIATAFGDTAVAVTAGFLIFPAVFAFGLEPGAGPGLVFVTLPMVFQKMSGGAFFGFLFFLLLLFAGLSSTVSMLEVYVDSAITNLKMERKKAAILLGLLTFAIGAPAALSPYYFEKVLINISTIYVGPIGALIAALALIKFGVERAYEEIKKGALIEMPSLWKPWIKYVYPIVIVVIYISQFVLGG from the coding sequence GTGTTGTTTTTGGCTAGAGAAACCTGGGGAAGTAGGGTAGGTTTTGTGGCAGCAGCCATAGGAAGTGCAGTAGGTTTAGGAAACATTTGGATGTTCCCATGGAGGGCTGGAAAATACGGTGGAGCGGCGTTTTTAATCCCCTACTTGATCCTGCTGTTTGCAGTGGGTGTTATTGCCCTAACCGTCGAGTGGACATTAGGAAGAGGTACTAAAGGTGGGCCAATAGTAGCGTTCCAAAAAGCCGGTCTTCCAGGAGGCAAATATTTAGGTCTACTTGCCAACATTACAATATTCATGATATTTGCATTCTATTCCCTCGTTTTAGGGTGGATATTGAGGTACTTCATAGCCTCTTTAACAGGTGAGCTATTACGGATTAACCCAGGAGCATTCTTTGACGGACTAGCATTTAGCAAAGAAGCAATGATATGGCAGTTCGTAGTTATAATGTTGACAGTCGCAATAGTCGCACTAGGAGTTCAAAAAGGAATAGAAAAGGCCAACAAAATCATGATGCCCGCTTTATTTGTGCTCTTAATCATATTGGCGATAAGAAGTGTTACGCTGCCCAACTCATACGAGGGATTGAAGTTCTACCTGCTCCCAGACATCAGCAAAGCTCTAAATGCTGAAACATGGATGATTGCACTCTCTCAAATGTTCTTCTCTTTGAGTGTGCTAGGGAATACAATGGTAGTCTATGGCAGCTATTTGAAAGAGAACGATGACATACCTCTATCAGCAATTGCCACTGCATTTGGAGATACTGCGGTAGCAGTAACAGCAGGATTTTTAATCTTCCCAGCGGTTTTTGCATTTGGTCTTGAACCTGGAGCAGGTCCGGGATTAGTCTTTGTAACTCTACCAATGGTCTTTCAAAAGATGAGTGGAGGAGCGTTCTTCGGATTTTTGTTCTTCTTGCTGTTGCTCTTCGCGGGACTTTCATCAACAGTTTCAATGCTTGAAGTATACGTGGACTCAGCAATAACCAACCTAAAAATGGAGAGGAAAAAAGCGGCAATACTTTTGGGATTACTTACTTTCGCGATAGGTGCTCCAGCAGCTTTAAGCCCCTATTATTTTGAGAAGGTTCTCATAAACATCTCCACAATCTATGTGGGCCCAATTGGAGCTTTAATCGCTGCTCTAGCACTAATAAAGTTTGGAGTTGAAAGGGCATACGAAGAGATCAAGAAAGGCGCTCTAATAGAGATGCCCTCCCTTTGGAAACCGTGGATTAAGTATGTGTATCCAATAGTAATAGTGGTGATATATATTTCACAGTTTGTGCTGGGGGGATGA
- a CDS encoding toprim domain-containing protein has product MDTGTHLTKKTTCLHLTSVKTRNIIVNYSDTDVLGMIYDTFSVLLNRQRKNGLNASLKFELSPGETQFFIRKKIPGILHVKLAEKGVKFTLLTKKGNLVITDLSKLITFFGAINLKYDGSSLRIEHRGKSQEFIEVRDINQVDFSVNTYIFKDDRFILVKPPRPDAPPLVTKLLYLSKLFKRVFLVEGESDEAILRVFMEKLGIKEDVVFLWLDGKDNLTEILKRAPLPPNVLAIVDNDYPQESLNIHKWKRGEIEDYLLVPDAISKLLNKKGIDVDRDEIEKELQRLSGAKGSAVLKGIFKKYGLNYLKVRDGPRLAEYISKKDIDEEIVEVIKFAYAQNF; this is encoded by the coding sequence ATGGATACAGGGACACATTTGACTAAAAAAACGACATGTTTGCACCTAACCTCTGTAAAAACGAGAAATATCATAGTTAACTACTCTGATACAGATGTATTGGGTATGATATATGATACATTTAGCGTCCTCCTCAACAGGCAAAGAAAAAACGGTCTAAATGCTTCCCTTAAATTTGAACTAAGCCCTGGAGAGACGCAATTTTTTATTAGAAAGAAAATTCCGGGCATTTTACACGTTAAATTAGCTGAAAAAGGTGTCAAGTTCACACTGTTGACTAAAAAGGGTAATCTTGTAATCACAGATCTTTCAAAATTAATCACATTCTTTGGAGCCATTAATCTAAAGTATGATGGCAGTTCTTTGAGAATAGAACATCGTGGAAAATCTCAGGAGTTTATTGAGGTGAGGGATATAAACCAAGTGGATTTTTCCGTAAACACATACATATTCAAGGATGACCGGTTTATCTTAGTCAAACCTCCACGCCCAGATGCCCCACCTCTCGTTACAAAGCTTCTCTACCTTTCAAAGCTTTTTAAAAGAGTATTTTTAGTAGAAGGCGAATCGGATGAGGCAATTTTAAGAGTATTCATGGAAAAGCTTGGCATTAAAGAAGACGTCGTATTTTTGTGGTTAGACGGCAAAGACAACCTTACGGAGATCCTTAAGCGAGCCCCTTTACCTCCTAATGTATTGGCTATTGTTGATAATGACTACCCCCAAGAAAGTCTCAACATACACAAATGGAAAAGAGGCGAAATTGAGGATTACCTTCTAGTGCCTGATGCTATATCCAAGCTCCTGAACAAGAAAGGGATAGATGTTGATAGGGATGAAATTGAAAAAGAGTTGCAACGATTAAGCGGGGCAAAGGGTTCGGCAGTTTTAAAGGGGATATTTAAAAAATATGGTTTGAACTATCTAAAAGTGCGTGATGGGCCGCGTTTAGCGGAATATATTTCAAAAAAAGATATTGATGAGGAGATTGTGGAAGTTATAAAATTTGCATATGCACAAAATTTTTAA
- a CDS encoding nucleotide-binding protein gives MQIAISGGKGGTGKSTVATNLAIALRDYFDLVLADLDVEAPNDHILLGVELQNEEPVNSFMPRFDYSKCIKCRKCAEVCEEHAIITMKDGTPFLMPTLCSGCAACQIVCPVDGAIIEGQKLMGHTYASETPYNFILITGRLLEGEERAMPIVATAKKRAQSLNKELLVVDTAAGTSNTVSKALEDSELIIAVTEPTPLGLHDLSLILKLARIMNVEAWVVVNRSDLGDVENIEGVAEEYGAKIVAEIPYSEAIIKSYVKGEPIVLSDSPEAGIFKELAEKVAEHLRR, from the coding sequence ATGCAGATAGCAATTAGTGGTGGAAAAGGTGGAACCGGGAAATCAACGGTTGCTACAAATCTAGCAATTGCTTTAAGAGATTACTTTGATTTGGTCTTAGCTGATTTAGATGTTGAGGCTCCAAACGATCACATTCTTTTAGGTGTTGAGCTCCAGAACGAAGAGCCGGTAAATTCATTCATGCCCCGTTTTGATTATTCTAAATGTATTAAGTGTCGTAAATGTGCTGAAGTATGTGAAGAGCACGCAATAATAACAATGAAGGATGGGACTCCTTTTTTAATGCCAACTCTCTGCTCTGGTTGTGCTGCTTGTCAAATAGTCTGCCCCGTTGATGGTGCCATCATTGAAGGGCAAAAGCTTATGGGTCACACCTATGCGAGCGAAACGCCCTACAACTTCATACTTATCACAGGTCGGCTTTTGGAAGGGGAAGAAAGGGCAATGCCTATTGTTGCCACAGCAAAGAAAAGGGCTCAAAGCTTAAACAAAGAGCTTTTGGTAGTTGATACTGCTGCAGGAACGAGCAATACAGTTTCAAAAGCACTAGAAGACTCAGAGCTTATAATCGCCGTAACAGAGCCAACTCCTCTTGGCCTGCATGACTTGAGTTTAATCCTTAAGCTTGCGAGGATAATGAATGTGGAAGCTTGGGTTGTTGTGAATAGGAGCGACCTTGGAGATGTTGAGAATATTGAGGGAGTTGCGGAAGAATACGGCGCTAAAATTGTTGCTGAAATCCCTTATAGTGAGGCTATAATTAAGAGCTACGTTAAAGGGGAGCCTATTGTATTGAGCGATTCTCCAGAGGCTGGAATATTCAAAGAACTTGCTGAAAAAGTTGCTGAGCACTTAAGGAGGTGA
- a CDS encoding nucleotide-binding protein: protein MQVVIASGKGGVGKSTITASLIYLLKDKYKLIVVDADADAPNLHLLFGVEKWEEQKELVGAKVARINQETCIRCGICAERCPYDSIKFVNGSYVVNVLTCEGCGVCKLVCPVQNTITLEEVRSGIVRKTITNYGFPLISAQLDVGRPNSGKLVTEEKGWAKKIVEKQNLEHMIVDSAAGIGCQVIASVGGADVAILIAEPTPASLSDLKRVYKVVQHFRIPAYLIINKADINLGFKGIHEFAEREGMPILGEIPYDRAIPDSMVQMKPVVEAFPDSKASKALKEIAKTVEEEILR from the coding sequence ATGCAAGTTGTTATCGCGAGTGGAAAAGGTGGCGTTGGAAAATCAACTATTACGGCTTCGCTGATTTATTTGCTCAAGGATAAGTATAAGCTCATAGTGGTTGACGCCGACGCTGATGCTCCCAACCTTCATCTACTCTTTGGTGTTGAGAAGTGGGAGGAACAAAAAGAGTTAGTTGGAGCAAAAGTTGCGAGGATAAACCAAGAGACCTGCATTCGCTGTGGCATCTGTGCTGAAAGATGTCCTTATGACAGCATAAAGTTTGTAAATGGTAGCTATGTTGTGAATGTGCTCACTTGTGAAGGGTGTGGCGTTTGTAAGCTTGTATGTCCTGTCCAGAATACAATAACGCTTGAAGAGGTTCGCTCAGGAATTGTAAGGAAAACGATAACCAATTATGGATTTCCGCTGATTTCAGCTCAATTGGATGTGGGAAGGCCTAACTCCGGCAAGCTTGTTACGGAAGAAAAAGGGTGGGCTAAGAAGATTGTGGAAAAGCAAAATTTAGAGCACATGATAGTTGACTCTGCTGCTGGAATTGGCTGTCAAGTTATAGCGAGTGTTGGTGGAGCAGATGTTGCCATATTAATAGCGGAACCAACTCCGGCTTCACTGAGCGACTTAAAGAGAGTCTACAAAGTTGTGCAGCACTTTAGAATACCAGCGTATTTAATAATCAACAAAGCTGACATTAATCTCGGATTTAAAGGCATTCATGAGTTCGCAGAACGAGAAGGAATGCCAATTTTAGGTGAAATTCCTTATGATAGGGCTATTCCAGACTCAATGGTTCAAATGAAGCCAGTTGTTGAAGCTTTTCCAGATTCGAAGGCAAGCAAAGCTCTAAAAGAAATTGCAAAGACTGTTGAGGAAGAGATTTTAAGATGA
- a CDS encoding radical SAM protein: MAKCELCGYESEEISESIGVCVNCLRGNPQKALTKVMKSHFKWRELINLPSLPPQEGELSCKICVNECKIPRDSSGYCGIIWNKGGRLTTITGSFNKAYLHWYLDPHPTNCVAEPVCPERKHYGFYNLAVFFAGCNLDCLFCQNVQHKYMIKDGKVDLQEGIVLSFSELSNVAMRSKVSCICYFGGDPTPHSIYALKVSREVQKRSKEGNVTKRICWETNGLENPKIMKEMAKLSLESGGIVKIDWKAYTSSIYQALTGINGEKALRRVKENVKLLIEMGKERELPLLVVSTLVVPHYIDEFEVYNIAKYIAELNPETPYVLLAFAPQHLMHDVPTTSRKQMESVYKAALDAGLGRVYIGNIWLLR, encoded by the coding sequence ATGGCGAAGTGTGAACTATGTGGTTATGAGTCTGAAGAAATTAGCGAATCAATTGGAGTATGTGTTAACTGCCTTAGGGGAAACCCTCAAAAAGCTTTAACAAAAGTTATGAAGTCTCATTTCAAATGGCGCGAGCTAATAAACTTACCTTCTCTTCCTCCTCAAGAGGGAGAACTTTCCTGCAAAATCTGCGTTAATGAGTGCAAAATTCCAAGAGATAGCTCTGGTTACTGTGGTATAATATGGAACAAAGGGGGAAGGCTAACAACGATAACTGGAAGCTTTAACAAGGCTTACTTGCATTGGTATCTCGATCCTCATCCAACCAACTGCGTCGCTGAGCCCGTTTGCCCGGAGAGAAAACATTATGGCTTTTACAATTTGGCCGTTTTCTTTGCAGGCTGTAACTTAGATTGCCTTTTTTGCCAGAACGTTCAGCACAAATACATGATAAAGGATGGGAAAGTAGATCTTCAGGAGGGCATTGTTTTAAGTTTTAGTGAGCTTTCAAATGTGGCGATGAGGAGTAAAGTTTCCTGCATCTGCTATTTTGGAGGAGATCCAACGCCGCACAGCATCTATGCACTTAAAGTTTCGAGAGAAGTTCAAAAGCGTTCAAAAGAAGGCAATGTAACTAAAAGGATTTGCTGGGAGACAAATGGCTTAGAGAATCCAAAGATAATGAAGGAGATGGCAAAGCTTAGCCTTGAAAGTGGGGGGATTGTTAAGATTGACTGGAAAGCTTACACATCAAGCATTTACCAAGCTTTAACAGGCATAAACGGAGAAAAAGCTCTAAGAAGAGTTAAAGAGAATGTTAAGCTGCTTATAGAGATGGGTAAGGAAAGAGAACTTCCGCTTTTAGTCGTTAGCACTTTGGTTGTTCCGCATTACATTGATGAATTTGAAGTGTATAATATAGCTAAATACATAGCTGAGCTAAATCCAGAGACGCCTTATGTTCTGCTGGCTTTTGCTCCACAGCATTTAATGCACGATGTTCCAACCACAAGCAGAAAGCAGATGGAAAGTGTTTACAAAGCCGCTTTAGATGCTGGATTGGGGAGAGTTTACATTGGAAATATCTGGCTACTCAGATAA
- a CDS encoding DUF134 domain-containing protein, translated as MPWGMGRGKGRGRRRKMRFIGVIPEIKHFYPARPPIGPPQPPIFMTYEEFEALRLVDYEGLTQEEAGKRMGVSRGTIWRALSSARKKVAQMLVEGRELIILAQGNEVPKGEELSE; from the coding sequence ATGCCTTGGGGAATGGGAAGAGGTAAAGGGAGAGGCAGAAGGAGAAAGATGCGTTTCATTGGGGTTATTCCGGAAATTAAGCACTTCTATCCAGCCCGTCCACCTATTGGGCCTCCTCAACCACCGATTTTTATGACCTATGAGGAGTTTGAGGCTTTGAGATTGGTGGATTATGAGGGCTTAACGCAAGAAGAGGCTGGAAAAAGAATGGGCGTTTCGAGAGGAACAATTTGGAGAGCTTTAAGCTCAGCAAGGAAGAAAGTTGCTCAAATGCTTGTTGAAGGAAGGGAGCTGATAATTTTAGCTCAGGGAAACGAAGTTCCAAAAGGAGAGGAATTATCTGAGTAG
- a CDS encoding histidine phosphatase family protein: MVVKITYFVHGTTIDNEQDLATGWLPGELSKLGIKQAKELGKLVSNRCYDAVFCSDLKRAVDSAKLIFGDKYKIIQDERLREIDYGDFTRKPARDFKDRMIDYVNSPFPNGESYKDVERRIADFLKFLKKNYDGREIAIVAHQAPQLALEVLLNNKTWKQAIDEDWRKKKAWQPGWEYILK, from the coding sequence ATGGTTGTTAAAATCACATATTTTGTACATGGAACAACGATAGATAACGAACAAGATTTAGCCACTGGATGGCTTCCAGGGGAATTATCCAAACTGGGCATTAAGCAAGCTAAGGAACTTGGAAAATTAGTTTCTAATAGATGCTATGATGCTGTTTTCTGTTCTGATTTAAAGAGGGCTGTTGATTCTGCTAAGCTTATCTTTGGTGATAAATACAAAATTATTCAAGATGAAAGATTAAGAGAAATTGATTATGGTGATTTTACCAGAAAACCAGCAAGAGACTTCAAGGACAGGATGATTGATTATGTTAACAGTCCATTCCCAAATGGAGAAAGCTATAAAGACGTCGAAAGAAGAATTGCCGATTTTCTCAAATTCCTGAAGAAAAATTATGATGGAAGAGAGATTGCTATTGTTGCTCATCAAGCGCCTCAATTGGCTTTGGAGGTTTTATTAAACAACAAAACCTGGAAACAAGCTATTGATGAGGATTGGAGAAAAAAGAAAGCTTGGCAGCCTGGATGGGAGTATATTCTCAAGTAA
- a CDS encoding 6-pyruvoyl trahydropterin synthase family protein gives MKFKVVERKIGWHKDFDSSHFLALPYDSKCLRIHGHTYNVDVEIWGELNENGMIFDFNHLSQLIKKLDHRIITSAEWVREEGDYLIIQQNEKELRIPKGEVVLIDASNVTAELIAEWFAKRVAEKAGENVKRIRVKVWEDPRSYAEITLER, from the coding sequence ATGAAGTTTAAAGTCGTGGAGAGAAAGATAGGGTGGCATAAGGACTTTGACAGTTCCCACTTTTTAGCTCTTCCTTATGATAGCAAATGTTTGAGAATCCATGGGCACACCTACAATGTGGATGTGGAAATCTGGGGTGAGCTCAACGAGAACGGTATGATTTTTGACTTCAATCATTTGAGCCAGCTCATCAAAAAGCTTGACCACAGGATTATAACGAGCGCTGAATGGGTCAGAGAAGAGGGAGATTACCTTATAATCCAGCAGAATGAAAAGGAGCTCAGAATTCCAAAGGGTGAAGTTGTTCTTATCGATGCTTCAAATGTTACAGCTGAGCTTATAGCTGAGTGGTTTGCTAAGAGGGTAGCGGAGAAAGCAGGAGAAAATGTGAAGCGCATAAGAGTTAAGGTGTGGGAAGACCCGAGGAGCTATGCAGAGATAACTTTGGAGCGTTAG
- a CDS encoding chromate resistance protein ChrB domain-containing protein, with amino-acid sequence MKWITREHVHVDRVACPWLIKRFIDPDAEFIFVPRDTDPATIMEGIPFDFKGVELGHHDGKCSFDAFVEKYNITDPAVLKIAEIVREADTHVENPSPLAVALDILARGYRMICKDDYETLEKEFYLYDAMYAYFKKQVEESKG; translated from the coding sequence GTGAAGTGGATAACGCGAGAGCATGTCCACGTTGATAGGGTTGCCTGTCCGTGGCTTATAAAGAGATTCATTGACCCGGATGCGGAGTTTATTTTTGTGCCCCGTGATACTGACCCCGCCACGATAATGGAAGGAATACCCTTTGATTTTAAAGGCGTGGAGCTCGGCCACCATGATGGAAAGTGCTCCTTTGATGCATTCGTGGAGAAGTACAACATCACCGATCCCGCGGTTTTGAAGATTGCCGAGATTGTAAGGGAAGCTGACACACATGTGGAGAACCCATCGCCTCTAGCGGTTGCCCTTGATATTCTCGCGCGGGGTTACCGCATGATCTGTAAGGACGACTATGAAACGCTTGAGAAGGAGTTCTACTTATACGATGCTATGTATGCATACTTCAAGAAGCAGGTTGAAGAGAGCAAAGGTTAA
- a CDS encoding PPC domain-containing DNA-binding protein — protein MRFSKGRAFLFRVPEGEEFLSFVNTFAKKNNVIIGTVSAIGTLKNPKIGYFEEDKGNYKVISLEGTYELISALGNITLKDRAPFAHIHVSLGDSEGKVLGGHLIEGEVFVVEVFIQELLGEPLERKPQENGLALWDEVSL, from the coding sequence ATGAGATTTTCAAAAGGAAGAGCATTTCTTTTTAGGGTGCCTGAGGGAGAGGAATTTTTGAGCTTTGTTAATACTTTTGCAAAAAAGAATAACGTTATAATTGGGACTGTGAGTGCGATTGGAACGCTTAAAAATCCTAAAATCGGCTACTTTGAGGAGGACAAAGGGAACTACAAGGTTATATCTCTTGAAGGCACCTACGAGCTAATATCTGCTCTGGGCAACATTACTCTAAAAGATAGAGCGCCTTTCGCACACATCCACGTCTCACTTGGCGATAGTGAAGGGAAAGTACTCGGCGGCCATCTCATAGAAGGGGAGGTCTTTGTGGTTGAGGTGTTCATCCAGGAGTTGCTCGGCGAGCCCCTCGAAAGAAAGCCGCAGGAAAATGGACTAGCTTTATGGGATGAGGTCAGTCTTTAA
- a CDS encoding DUF998 domain-containing protein — MRRSQRLAGICAPLIGLGGIFVAIIINRSWWSITDNAISDLGRVSLPYNWIMNISLIIAALLGIYYATALFEETNNIGKLGIGIFIMGLVFLALIGIFPEGTGPHYHVSVGFFVSCSVGMLIAGIGFYIEGDKSFGSFTTLLFIIGWLLAFLAMRRFRGVAIPELIISAAVAIWVYVLIFKRRRRN; from the coding sequence TTGAGAAGAAGCCAGCGATTGGCTGGTATTTGTGCACCCCTTATTGGATTAGGGGGAATTTTCGTTGCAATCATCATAAATCGCTCCTGGTGGAGCATAACCGATAATGCCATAAGCGATCTTGGAAGGGTCAGTTTGCCTTATAACTGGATTATGAACATATCCCTGATTATAGCAGCACTTCTGGGGATTTACTATGCAACAGCCCTATTTGAAGAGACAAATAACATCGGAAAGCTCGGTATAGGAATTTTCATCATGGGACTAGTCTTTTTGGCGCTCATAGGAATTTTTCCCGAGGGGACGGGCCCTCATTATCATGTTAGTGTGGGATTCTTTGTAAGCTGCAGCGTTGGGATGCTAATAGCAGGAATTGGATTCTACATAGAGGGAGACAAGTCCTTCGGATCCTTCACGACTTTGCTCTTCATTATAGGATGGCTCCTTGCGTTCTTGGCAATGAGAAGATTTAGAGGTGTGGCAATCCCAGAGTTAATCATCTCGGCCGCAGTCGCGATTTGGGTTTATGTGTTAATTTTCAAGAGAAGAAGGAGAAATTAA
- a CDS encoding antibiotic biosynthesis monooxygenase, which translates to MRLWHGKVPVEKADEYERFLIKRAVPDYSSVDGLLKLYFTRKDENKVAHFLLITIWDSIESIKKFAGDEPELAKYYPEDDEFLLEKEKYVSMYQIFYEK; encoded by the coding sequence ATGAGACTGTGGCACGGGAAAGTTCCCGTTGAAAAAGCTGATGAATACGAGAGGTTCTTGATTAAAAGGGCGGTACCAGATTATAGCTCCGTTGATGGTTTACTAAAACTATATTTCACGCGAAAAGATGAGAACAAAGTGGCCCACTTCCTTCTCATAACCATCTGGGACTCAATAGAGTCGATTAAAAAGTTTGCAGGCGATGAGCCCGAACTTGCAAAGTATTATCCAGAAGACGATGAATTTCTGCTGGAAAAGGAGAAATATGTCTCCATGTACCAGATATTTTATGAGAAGTGA